A genomic segment from Triplophysa dalaica isolate WHDGS20190420 chromosome 22, ASM1584641v1, whole genome shotgun sequence encodes:
- the wscd1b gene encoding sialate:O-sulfotransferase 1, translating to MAKAFHRLLHFLRRAQLLLLFLGVAYIMAGSVLMYQRFSFSSLQRETDSITIPSLPAPPGAQEDPAVRWFYRRNGARLMLDEENQPVDLSGSRSAQKHLRSHSLESRYKRRRWFQGNTDEQQRPPERNLLHKKNRHKGTYIGCFINNETEHALGGIVLYDFRKMTSALCQDTCSESGFRYAGLEYGAECHCGNRVCARRARGEECYLDCRGEKGPPCGGVGRMSVYRVEDRLPGQRKYRTVHYHGCFKKPKNSTDNVLVKTSGLTHTPQECIEICTEQELPLAFLRGRDCFCDHAPFVFTLQWSGQEHTCGRGNQTNRTSQHDLNYLQVYSTPVLDAKCKERNFLPQRSSTLVALSSFPGAGNTWLRHLIESATGFYTGSYYFDGSLYNKGFKGEKDHWQSGRVLCVKTHESGQREIEMFDSAILLMRNPYRSLMAEFNRKCAGHLGYASDAHWRSKEWLEFVDSYSSWWVSHAVAWLKFARRLLVVHFENLQKDLVPQFKTITAFLNISIPEERLLCTESNRDGHFKRSGSRILTFEPFTSEMRERIDKYIQTVDKALRDRNLSGIPKEYMHR from the exons ATGGCCAAAGCATTCCATAGACTACTGCACTTCTTAAGGCGGGCACAGTTGCTCCTCCTTTTCCTGGGCGTGGCTTACATCATGGCAGGAAGTGTTTTAATGTATCAACGCTTTAGTTTTTCATCCCTTCAGAGAGAAACGGATAGCATTACGATCCCCTCGCTACCCGCACCGCCAGGTGCTCAGGAAGATCCTGCTGTCAGATGGTTTTACAGGAGGAATGGTGCCAGACTTATGCTGGATGAGGAGAACCAACCTGTTGATCTTTCAGGTAGCAGATCAGCCCAGAAACACCTCAGATCTCACAGTTTGGAAAGCAGATATAAGAGACGTCGCTGGTTCCAGGGAAATACAGATGAACAGCAAAGACCTCCTGAACGTAATCTGTTacataagaaaaacagacataAGG GGACCTACATTGGATGTTTCATAAACAACGAAACGGAACACGCACTTGGAGGCATCGTTCTTTATGACTTCCGTAAAATGACCAGTGCCTTGTGTCAGGACACCTGCTCAGAGAG TGGATTCCGGTATGCAGGGCTGGAATATGGAGCGGAGTGTCACTGTGGCAACAGAGTCTGTGCCCGTCGGGCTCGTGGAGAGGAATGTTATCTGGATTGTCGGGGAGAAAAGGGACCCCCCTGTGGAGGGGTGGGACGCATGTCTGTCTACAGAGTTGAGGATCGGCTTCCTGGTCAGAGAAAAT ACAGAACTGTGCACTACCACGGATGTTTCAAGAAGCCAAAGAACTCGACTGACAACGTCCTCGTCAAGACCTCTGGGCTCACACACACCCCTCAAGAGTGCATAGAGATCTGCACTGAACAG GAGCTGCCATTAGCCTTTTTAAGAGGGCGGGATTGTTTCTGCGACCACGCCCCCTTTGTCTTTACACTGCAGTGGAGTGGACAGGAACACACATGTGGGAGGGGCAACCAAACAAACCGCACCTCCCAACATGACCTCAACTACCTCCAGGTGTACAGTACGCCTGTTTTAG ATGCAAAATGCAAAGAAAGAAACTTTCTGCCCCAGAGGTCCAGCACTCTTGTGGCCCTGTCCAGCTTTCCAGGGGCAGGAAACACCTGGCTGCGACACCTGATCGAGTCGGCCACTGGATTCTACACTGGCAGTTATTACTTTGACGGATCGCTTTATAACAAAG GTTTTAAAGGTGAGAAAGATCACTGGCAGAGCGGAAGAGTCCTTTGCGTCAAGACTCACGAGAGCGGCCAGCGGGAGATTGAAATGTTTGACTCTGCCATCCTGCTGATGCGAAACCCCTATCGCTCGCTCATGGCGGAGTTTAACCGCAAGTGTGCCGGACACCTGGGCTACGCTTCAGACGCTCACTGGAGGAGCAAAG AGTGGTTGGAGTTTGTGGACAGTTATTCCTCCTGGTGGGTGTCTCATGCTGTGGCTTGGTTGAAGTTCGCCCGTCGTCTGCTGGTGGTTCACTTCGAGAATCTTCAGAAAGATCTTGTTCCACAGTTTAAGACCATCACTGCTTTCCTGAACATCAGCATTCCCGAGGAAAGACTTCTCTGCACGGAAAGCAACAGAGATGGACATTTTAAACGCTCTGGATCTCGTATTCTGACCTTTGAACCCTTTACCTCTGAAATGAGAGAACGTATAGATAAATACATCCAAACTGTTGATAAAGCTCTCAGAGACAGAAACCTCAGTGGAATACCAAAGGAGTACATGCACAGATGA